One Telopea speciosissima isolate NSW1024214 ecotype Mountain lineage unplaced genomic scaffold, Tspe_v1 Tspe_v1.0331, whole genome shotgun sequence DNA window includes the following coding sequences:
- the LOC122647980 gene encoding protein TIC 214-like isoform X2 → MILKSFLLGNLLSLCMKIINSVVVVGLYYGFLTTFSIGPSYLFLLRARVMEEGTEKKVSATTGFITGQLMMFISIYYAPLHLALGRPHTITVLVLPYLLFHFFWNNHKHFFDYGSTTRNSMRNLSIQCVFLNNLIFQLFNHFILPSSTLARLVNIYMFRCNNKILFVTSSFVGWLIGHILFMKWVGLVLFWIRQNHFIRSNVLIRSKKDLVSELRNSMARIFSILLFITCVYYLGRMPSPIVTKKLKETSETEERGQSEEETDVEIERTSETKGTKQEQEGSTEEDPYPSLCSEEKEDPDKIDETEEIRVNGNEKTKDEFHFHFKETSYKNSPVFKNSYLDGNPENSKLEILKEDEDKDNFWFEKPLVTLLFDYKRWNRPLRYIYLRNNQLKNAIRNEMSQYFFYTCRSDGKQRISFTYPPSLSTFCEMIERKISLYILEKIYPEELYNQWVYTNEEKKKNFSKEFLNRIETLDKGFVTLDVLEKKIRVCNEKIEEEYLPKGYDPFLKGPYRGTIKKLHSIMNDYLIPSIERIWINRIHGIFPTDYREFEQKIDTFDAKSFSIDKRKKKKSIGIKEIRKRVPRWSYKLIDDFEQEVDQEESSEDPIRLRKTKHIIIFTENNANTNTYTNNTKNYDQVDEVTLIRYSQQPNFRRDLIKGSMRSQKRKTTIGKLFQANVHSPLFLDRIDKPFFFHISGMMRLIFRNLMGKNTEFETLDSEEKKTQEKKEEKERIEIAETWDNMLFAQTIRGCLLITHSILRKYLVLPSLIIAKNVVRIFLFQIPEWYEDFKAWNREIHVKCTYNGVQLSEREFPKNWLIEGIQVKILFPFCLKPWYRSKLRSHHRDPMKTKGKKANFCFLTVWGMETELPFGSPRKQPSFFKPIFKELEKKIQKVKKKFFLVLKNLKEKKKKRSSDNENLKNSQNSIIRNQIIHESSIRVRSTDWTNYSLAEKKTKNLANRTNTIRNQIEKITKDKKKIFLTSEININPKETSCDIKKSKSTKNFWQILKRRNTRLIRKWHFFFKFFIEKIHIDTLLYIINIPRINAQLFLESTNKIIDKYIYNYNTKINQEDINETNQNTIHSISTIKKSLFNTSNKNSQISCDQSSLPQTYVFYKLSQTQVINKYRLRSVLQYHGTSLFLKDIIKNFFETQEILHSESRHKKFRNSRINEWKNWLKGHYQYDVSQTRWARLVPQKWRNRVNQRRRAQNKDSKKLGSYEKDQLIHSEKENDSTVESLPNQKEKFKKHYRYDRLSHKYINYNYESRKDLYIYGSPLQVNESRKIPYNYNTHKLESFYGLEDISINDYLGEDYLIETEKNPDRKYFDWGILHFFLIKKANIEAWANMDTGTNIQKNTKTGTDYYQNKIQIIEKMDKKDLFFLTIHQEINPSKQRFFFFDWMGMNEEILNRPVSNLKFWFFPELLLLFDAYKMKPWVIPIKLLLLNLNRNKNISENKNINRKEKGDLFISSKKKKSLELENRNQKEPLGQGDFESVLPKQQKDLEEDYAGLNIQKGRKKKKKKFKSNSNTEWYLDSFLKKYFIFQFRWNDPLSQRMINNIKVYCLLLRLINPKEIIISSIQRGELSLNVMLIQRDLTFTELIKRGIFIIEPIRLSIKWDGKFFMYQTISISLVHKSKQQTNQRYREKRYIDKNDFDGSIARYEKMVGGGSENYYDLLVPETILSPKRRRELRILICFNFKNGNALDRNLIFWNGNNVRNCGKFWNENKDVDRDKFINMKLKFFLWPNYRLEDLACINRYWFNTNNGSRFSMSRIHMYQRLKIS, encoded by the exons ATGATTTTGAAATCTTTTCTACTAGGTAATCTATTATCCTTATGCATGAAGATAATCAATTCGGTCGTTGTGGTCGGACTCTATTATGGATTTCTGACCACATTCTCCATAGGGCCCTCTTATCTCTTCCTTCTCCGAGCTCGGGTTATGGaagaaggaaccgagaagaaGGTATCAGCAACAACTGGTTTTATTACGGGACAGCTCATGATGTTCATATCGATCTATTATGCGCCTCTGCATCTAGCATTGGGTAGACCTCATACAATAACTGTCCTAGTTCTACCGtatcttttgtttcatttcttcTGGAACAATCACAAACACTTTTTTGATTATGGATCTACTACCAGAAATTCAATGCGTAATCTCAGCATTCAATGTGTATTCCTGAATAATCTCATTTTTCAATTATTCAACCATTTCATTTTACCAAGTTCAACGTTAGCCAGATTAGTCAACATTTATATGTTTCGATGCAACAACAAGATCTTATTTGTAACAAGTAGTTTTGTTGGTTGGTTAATTGGTCACATTTTATTCATGAAATGGGTTGGATTGGTATTATTCTGGATACGCCAAAATCATTTTATCAGATCTAATGTACTTATTCGATCTAAGAAGGACCTTGTGTCAGAATTGAGAAATTCTATGGCTCGAATCTTTAGTATTCTCTTATTTATCACCTGTGTCTACTATTTAGGCAGAATGCCGTCACCTATTGTCACTAAGAAACTGAAAGAAACCTCAGAAACGGAAGAAAGGGGGCAAAGTGAGGAAGAAACAGATGTAGAAATAGAAAGAACTTCCGAAACGAAGGGGACTAAACAGGAACAAGAGGGATCCACCGAAGAAGACCCTTACCCTTCCCTTTGTTCGGAAGAAAAGGAGGATCCGGACAAAATAGATGAAACGGAAGAGATCCGAGTGAATGGAAACGAAAAAACAAAGGATGAATTCCACTTTCACTTTAAAGAGACATCCTATAAAAATAGCCCAGTTTTCAAAAATTCTTATCTGGATGGAAATCCAGAAAATTCGAAGTTAGAAATActtaaagaagatgaagataaagACAATTTCTGGTTTGAAAAACCTCTTGTTACTCTTCTTTTTGACTATAAACGATGGAATCGCCCATTGAGATATATATACCTAAGAAACAATCAATTGAAAAATGCTATAAGAAATGAAATGtcacaatattttttttatacatgtCGAAGTGATGGAAAACAAAGAATATCTTTTACATATCCACCCAGTTTGTCAACTTTTTGTGAAatgatagaaagaaaaatatctttgTACATACTAGAAAAAATATATCCTGAAGAACTGTATAATCAATGGGTTTATaccaatgaagaaaaaaagaagaacttCAGTAAGGAATTTTTAAATAGAATTGAAACCCTAGACAAAGGATTTGTTACTCTAGAtgtacttgaaaaaaaaattcgagtATGTAATgaaaagattgaagaagaatacTTACCCAAAGGGTATGATCCTTTCTTGAAGGGACCCTATCGAGGAACAATTAAAAAATTGCATTCAATCATGAATGATTATTTAATTCCTTCGATAGAAAGGATTTGGATAAATAGGATTCATGGTATCTTTCCTACTGATTATCGAGAATTTGAACAGAAAATTGATACATTTGATGCGAAATCGTTTTCAATAGACA aaagaaaaaaaaaaaaatctattggaATAAAAGAAATCCGTAAAAGGGTTCCTCGATGGTCATACAAATTAATCGACGATTTTGAGCAAGAGGTGGATCAGGAAGAATCATCAGAGGATCCGATTCGTTTAAGGAAAACCAAACATATAATCATTTTTACTGAGAACAATGCGAATACCAATACTTAtacaaataatacaaaaaattaTGATCAAGTGGACGAAGTGACTTTAATACGTTATTCACAACAACCGAATTTTCGTCGAGATCTAATCAAAGGATCCATGCGCTCTCAAAAACGTAAAACAACTATAGGGAAACTCTTTCAAGCAAATGTGCATTCGCCGCTTTTTTTGGACAGAATAgacaaaccttttttttttcatatctcCGGAATGATGAGGCTAATTTTTAGGAATTTGATggggaaaaatacagaattcGAAACTTTGGATTCTGAGGAGAAAAAAACgcaggagaaaaaagaagaaaaagagcgAATAGAAATAGCAGAAACCTGGGATAATATGCTATTTGCTCAAACAATAAGGGGTTGCTTATTAATAACCCATTCGATTCTTAGAAAATATCTTGTATTGCCTTCATTGATAATAGCTAAAAATGTCGTtcgtatttttttatttcaaatccCCGAGTGGTACGAAGATTTTAAAGCGTGGAATAGAGAAATTCATGTTAAATGCACTTATAACGGTGTGCAATTATCAGAAAGAGAATTTCCAAAAAACTGGTTAATAGAAGGTATTCAGGTAAagattctctttcctttctgttTGAAACCTTGGTATAGATCTAAGCTACGATCGCACCATAGAGATCCAATgaaaacaaaaggcaaaaaagctaatttttgttttttaacagtCTGGGGAATGGAAACGGAACTTCCTTTTGGTTCTCCCCGAAAACAACCATCTTTTTTTAAACCCATTTTTAAAGAActcgaaaaaaaaattcaaaaagtgaaaaagaaattttttttagttctaaaaaatttaaaagaaaaaaaaaaaaaaagatcgagTGACAAcgaaaatctaaaaaattcacaaaattctaTAATTAGAAATCAGATTATTCATGAATCATCCATTCGAGTCAGATCCACGGATTGGACAAATTATTCACTGGCagaaaaaaaaacgaagaatCTAGCTAATAGGACAAACACAATTagaaatcaaatagaaaaaatcacaaaagacaagaaaaaaatatttctaaCCTCAGAGATAAATATTAATCCTAAGGAAACAAGTTGtgatattaaaaaatcaaaatcgacgAAAAATTTTTGGCAgatattaaaaagaagaaataccCGATTAATACGTaaatggcattttttttttaaatttttcattGAAAAGATACACATAGATACTCTTCTATATATCATTAATATTCCCAGGATCAATGCACAACTTTTCCTTGAATCAACAAACAAAATTATTGATAAATACATTTACAATTACAATACTAAAATAAATCAAGAAGATATTAatgaaacaaatcaaaatacaaTTCACTCTATTTCGACTATAAAAAAGTCGCTTTTTAATACTAGTAATAAAAATTCGCAGATTTCTTGTGATCAATCTTCCTTGCCACAAACATATGTTTTTTACAAATTATCGCAAACTCAAGTTATTAATAAGTATCGCTTGAGATCTGTACTTCAATACCACGGAACATCTCTTTTTCTTAAGGATATAATAAAGAATTTTTTTGAAACACAAGAAATACTTCATTCCGAATCAAGGCATAAGAAATTTCGGAATTCTAGAATTAATGAATGGAAAAACTGGTTAAAGGGTCATTATCAATATGATGTATCTCAGACTAGATGGGCTAGATTAGTACCACAAAAATGGCGAAATAGAGTCAATCAACGCCGTAGGGCTCAAAATAAAGATTCAAAAAAATTGGGTTCATATGAAAAAGACCAATTAATTCATTCCGAAAAAGAAAACGATTCTACGGTGGAGTCATTACcgaatcaaaaagaaaaatttaaaaaacactACAGATATGATCGTTTATCacataaatatattaattataattatgaAAGTAGGAAGGACTTATATATTTATGGATCACCCTTACAAGTAAACGAGAGTCGAAAGATTCCCTATAATTACAACACACATAAACTTGAATCGTTTTATGGGCTAGAAGATATCTCTATTAATGATTATCTAGGGGAAGATTATCTTATTGAGACGGAGAAAAATCCAGatagaaaatattttgattgggggattctccatttttttcttataaaaaaggCCAATATTGAGGCCTGGGCCAATATGGATACTGGGACCAACATTCAAAAAAATACTAAGACTGGGACTGattattatcaaaataaaatacaaataatagagaaaatggataaaaaagatcttttttttctcaCGATTCATCAAGAAATCAACCCATCCAagcaaaggttttttttttttgattggatgggaatgaatgaagaaatacTAAATCGTCCCGTATcgaatttgaaattttggttcTTCCCAGAATTACTCCTACTATTTGATGCATATAAGATGAAACCGTGGGTCATACCAATCAAATTActtcttttaaatttgaatagaaataaaaacattagtgaaaataaaaacatcaatagaaaagaaaaaggggatcTTTTtatatcatctaaaaaaaaaaaatctcttgaaTTGGAGAATCGAAATCAAAAAGAACCGCTAGGACAAGGAGATTTTGAATCAGTTCTACCAAAGCAACAAAaagatcttgaagaagattATGCGGGATTAAACATTCAAAAaggtagaaagaaaaagaaaaagaaattcaagagcAATAGCAATACAGAATGGTACTTAGATTCTTTcctgaaaaaatattttatttttcaattcagaTGGAATGATCCTTTGAGTCAAAGAATGATAAATAATATCAAGGTATATTGTCTCCTGCTTAGACTGATAAACCCAAAAGAAATTATTATATCCTCTATTCAAAGAGGAGAACTGAGTCTGAACGTAATGCTGATTCAGAGGGATCTAACTTTTACAGAATTGATAAAAAGGGGGATATTTATTATCGAACCGATTCGTCTGTCTATAAAATGGGATGGAAAATTTTTTATGTATCAAACCATAAGTATTTCATTAGTCCATAAAAGTAAACAACAAACTAATCAAAGATACCGAGAAAAAAGATATATTGATAAGAATGATTTTGATGGATCGATCGCAAGATATGAAAAAATGGTTGGGGGTGGGAGTGAAAATTACTATGATTTGCTTGTTCCTGAAACTATTTTATCGCCTAAACGTCGTAGAGAATTGAgaattttaatttgtttcaattttaagAATGGAAATGCTCTAGATAGAAATCTAATATTTTGGAATGGAAACAACGTAAGGAACTGTGGTAAATTTTGGAATGAGAACAAAGATGTTGATAGAGATAAATTCATTAACATGAAATTGAAGTTCTTTCTTTGGCCCAATTATCGATTAGAAGATTTAGCTTGTATAAATCGCTATTGGTTTAATACCAATAATGGTAGTCGTTTCAGTATGTCAAGGATACATATGTATCAACGATTGAAAATTAGTTGA
- the LOC122647980 gene encoding protein TIC 214-like isoform X1, with the protein MILKSFLLGNLLSLCMKIINSVVVVGLYYGFLTTFSIGPSYLFLLRARVMEEGTEKKVSATTGFITGQLMMFISIYYAPLHLALGRPHTITVLVLPYLLFHFFWNNHKHFFDYGSTTRNSMRNLSIQCVFLNNLIFQLFNHFILPSSTLARLVNIYMFRCNNKILFVTSSFVGWLIGHILFMKWVGLVLFWIRQNHFIRSNVLIRSKKDLVSELRNSMARIFSILLFITCVYYLGRMPSPIVTKKLKETSETEERGQSEEETDVEIERTSETKGTKQEQEGSTEEDPYPSLCSEEKEDPDKIKETSYKNSPVFKNSYLDGNPENSKLEILKEDEDKDNFWFEKPLVTLLFDYKRWNRPLRYIYLRNNQLKNAIRNEMSQYFFYTCRSDGKQRISFTYPPSLSTFCEMIERKISLYILEKIYPEELYNQWVYTNEEKKKNFSKEFLNRIETLDKGFVTLDVLEKKIRVCNEKIEEEYLPKGYDPFLKGPYRGTIKKLHSIMNDYLIPSIERIWINRIHGIFPTDYREFEQKIDTFDAKSFSIDILNLLTPMSKFDRESRLNLNWKRLSLLAEQERNDLENQAKFFSFLFDAVRIDPKNQRKKKKSIGIKEIRKRVPRWSYKLIDDFEQEVDQEESSEDPIRLRKTKHIIIFTENNANTNTYTNNTKNYDQVDEVTLIRYSQQPNFRRDLIKGSMRSQKRKTTIGKLFQANVHSPLFLDRIDKPFFFHISGMMRLIFRNLMGKNTEFETLDSEEKKTQEKKEEKERIEIAETWDNMLFAQTIRGCLLITHSILRKYLVLPSLIIAKNVVRIFLFQIPEWYEDFKAWNREIHVKCTYNGVQLSEREFPKNWLIEGIQVKILFPFCLKPWYRSKLRSHHRDPMKTKGKKANFCFLTVWGMETELPFGSPRKQPSFFKPIFKELEKKIQKVKKKFFLVLKNLKEKKKKRSSDNENLKNSQNSIIRNQIIHESSIRVRSTDWTNYSLAEKKTKNLANRTNTIRNQIEKITKDKKKIFLTSEININPKETSCDIKKSKSTKNFWQILKRRNTRLIRKWHFFFKFFIEKIHIDTLLYIINIPRINAQLFLESTNKIIDKYIYNYNTKINQEDINETNQNTIHSISTIKKSLFNTSNKNSQISCDQSSLPQTYVFYKLSQTQVINKYRLRSVLQYHGTSLFLKDIIKNFFETQEILHSESRHKKFRNSRINEWKNWLKGHYQYDVSQTRWARLVPQKWRNRVNQRRRAQNKDSKKLGSYEKDQLIHSEKENDSTVESLPNQKEKFKKHYRYDRLSHKYINYNYESRKDLYIYGSPLQVNESRKIPYNYNTHKLESFYGLEDISINDYLGEDYLIETEKNPDRKYFDWGILHFFLIKKANIEAWANMDTGTNIQKNTKTGTDYYQNKIQIIEKMDKKDLFFLTIHQEINPSKQRFFFFDWMGMNEEILNRPVSNLKFWFFPELLLLFDAYKMKPWVIPIKLLLLNLNRNKNISENKNINRKEKGDLFISSKKKKSLELENRNQKEPLGQGDFESVLPKQQKDLEEDYAGLNIQKGRKKKKKKFKSNSNTEWYLDSFLKKYFIFQFRWNDPLSQRMINNIKVYCLLLRLINPKEIIISSIQRGELSLNVMLIQRDLTFTELIKRGIFIIEPIRLSIKWDGKFFMYQTISISLVHKSKQQTNQRYREKRYIDKNDFDGSIARYEKMVGGGSENYYDLLVPETILSPKRRRELRILICFNFKNGNALDRNLIFWNGNNVRNCGKFWNENKDVDRDKFINMKLKFFLWPNYRLEDLACINRYWFNTNNGSRFSMSRIHMYQRLKIS; encoded by the exons ATGATTTTGAAATCTTTTCTACTAGGTAATCTATTATCCTTATGCATGAAGATAATCAATTCGGTCGTTGTGGTCGGACTCTATTATGGATTTCTGACCACATTCTCCATAGGGCCCTCTTATCTCTTCCTTCTCCGAGCTCGGGTTATGGaagaaggaaccgagaagaaGGTATCAGCAACAACTGGTTTTATTACGGGACAGCTCATGATGTTCATATCGATCTATTATGCGCCTCTGCATCTAGCATTGGGTAGACCTCATACAATAACTGTCCTAGTTCTACCGtatcttttgtttcatttcttcTGGAACAATCACAAACACTTTTTTGATTATGGATCTACTACCAGAAATTCAATGCGTAATCTCAGCATTCAATGTGTATTCCTGAATAATCTCATTTTTCAATTATTCAACCATTTCATTTTACCAAGTTCAACGTTAGCCAGATTAGTCAACATTTATATGTTTCGATGCAACAACAAGATCTTATTTGTAACAAGTAGTTTTGTTGGTTGGTTAATTGGTCACATTTTATTCATGAAATGGGTTGGATTGGTATTATTCTGGATACGCCAAAATCATTTTATCAGATCTAATGTACTTATTCGATCTAAGAAGGACCTTGTGTCAGAATTGAGAAATTCTATGGCTCGAATCTTTAGTATTCTCTTATTTATCACCTGTGTCTACTATTTAGGCAGAATGCCGTCACCTATTGTCACTAAGAAACTGAAAGAAACCTCAGAAACGGAAGAAAGGGGGCAAAGTGAGGAAGAAACAGATGTAGAAATAGAAAGAACTTCCGAAACGAAGGGGACTAAACAGGAACAAGAGGGATCCACCGAAGAAGACCCTTACCCTTCCCTTTGTTCGGAAGAAAAGGAGGATCCGGACAAAATA AAAGAGACATCCTATAAAAATAGCCCAGTTTTCAAAAATTCTTATCTGGATGGAAATCCAGAAAATTCGAAGTTAGAAATActtaaagaagatgaagataaagACAATTTCTGGTTTGAAAAACCTCTTGTTACTCTTCTTTTTGACTATAAACGATGGAATCGCCCATTGAGATATATATACCTAAGAAACAATCAATTGAAAAATGCTATAAGAAATGAAATGtcacaatattttttttatacatgtCGAAGTGATGGAAAACAAAGAATATCTTTTACATATCCACCCAGTTTGTCAACTTTTTGTGAAatgatagaaagaaaaatatctttgTACATACTAGAAAAAATATATCCTGAAGAACTGTATAATCAATGGGTTTATaccaatgaagaaaaaaagaagaacttCAGTAAGGAATTTTTAAATAGAATTGAAACCCTAGACAAAGGATTTGTTACTCTAGAtgtacttgaaaaaaaaattcgagtATGTAATgaaaagattgaagaagaatacTTACCCAAAGGGTATGATCCTTTCTTGAAGGGACCCTATCGAGGAACAATTAAAAAATTGCATTCAATCATGAATGATTATTTAATTCCTTCGATAGAAAGGATTTGGATAAATAGGATTCATGGTATCTTTCCTACTGATTATCGAGAATTTGAACAGAAAATTGATACATTTGATGCGAAATCGTTTTCAATAGACATTTTAAATTTGTTAACCCCTATGAGTAAATTTGACAGGGAATCGAGACTAAATTTAAATTGGAAAAGACTTTCTTTATTAGCagaacaagaaagaaatgaTTTAGAAAATCAAGCTAAAttttttagctttttatttgatgCTGTTAGAATTGatccaaaaaatcaaagaaaaaaaaaaaaatctattggaATAAAAGAAATCCGTAAAAGGGTTCCTCGATGGTCATACAAATTAATCGACGATTTTGAGCAAGAGGTGGATCAGGAAGAATCATCAGAGGATCCGATTCGTTTAAGGAAAACCAAACATATAATCATTTTTACTGAGAACAATGCGAATACCAATACTTAtacaaataatacaaaaaattaTGATCAAGTGGACGAAGTGACTTTAATACGTTATTCACAACAACCGAATTTTCGTCGAGATCTAATCAAAGGATCCATGCGCTCTCAAAAACGTAAAACAACTATAGGGAAACTCTTTCAAGCAAATGTGCATTCGCCGCTTTTTTTGGACAGAATAgacaaaccttttttttttcatatctcCGGAATGATGAGGCTAATTTTTAGGAATTTGATggggaaaaatacagaattcGAAACTTTGGATTCTGAGGAGAAAAAAACgcaggagaaaaaagaagaaaaagagcgAATAGAAATAGCAGAAACCTGGGATAATATGCTATTTGCTCAAACAATAAGGGGTTGCTTATTAATAACCCATTCGATTCTTAGAAAATATCTTGTATTGCCTTCATTGATAATAGCTAAAAATGTCGTtcgtatttttttatttcaaatccCCGAGTGGTACGAAGATTTTAAAGCGTGGAATAGAGAAATTCATGTTAAATGCACTTATAACGGTGTGCAATTATCAGAAAGAGAATTTCCAAAAAACTGGTTAATAGAAGGTATTCAGGTAAagattctctttcctttctgttTGAAACCTTGGTATAGATCTAAGCTACGATCGCACCATAGAGATCCAATgaaaacaaaaggcaaaaaagctaatttttgttttttaacagtCTGGGGAATGGAAACGGAACTTCCTTTTGGTTCTCCCCGAAAACAACCATCTTTTTTTAAACCCATTTTTAAAGAActcgaaaaaaaaattcaaaaagtgaaaaagaaattttttttagttctaaaaaatttaaaagaaaaaaaaaaaaaaagatcgagTGACAAcgaaaatctaaaaaattcacaaaattctaTAATTAGAAATCAGATTATTCATGAATCATCCATTCGAGTCAGATCCACGGATTGGACAAATTATTCACTGGCagaaaaaaaaacgaagaatCTAGCTAATAGGACAAACACAATTagaaatcaaatagaaaaaatcacaaaagacaagaaaaaaatatttctaaCCTCAGAGATAAATATTAATCCTAAGGAAACAAGTTGtgatattaaaaaatcaaaatcgacgAAAAATTTTTGGCAgatattaaaaagaagaaataccCGATTAATACGTaaatggcattttttttttaaatttttcattGAAAAGATACACATAGATACTCTTCTATATATCATTAATATTCCCAGGATCAATGCACAACTTTTCCTTGAATCAACAAACAAAATTATTGATAAATACATTTACAATTACAATACTAAAATAAATCAAGAAGATATTAatgaaacaaatcaaaatacaaTTCACTCTATTTCGACTATAAAAAAGTCGCTTTTTAATACTAGTAATAAAAATTCGCAGATTTCTTGTGATCAATCTTCCTTGCCACAAACATATGTTTTTTACAAATTATCGCAAACTCAAGTTATTAATAAGTATCGCTTGAGATCTGTACTTCAATACCACGGAACATCTCTTTTTCTTAAGGATATAATAAAGAATTTTTTTGAAACACAAGAAATACTTCATTCCGAATCAAGGCATAAGAAATTTCGGAATTCTAGAATTAATGAATGGAAAAACTGGTTAAAGGGTCATTATCAATATGATGTATCTCAGACTAGATGGGCTAGATTAGTACCACAAAAATGGCGAAATAGAGTCAATCAACGCCGTAGGGCTCAAAATAAAGATTCAAAAAAATTGGGTTCATATGAAAAAGACCAATTAATTCATTCCGAAAAAGAAAACGATTCTACGGTGGAGTCATTACcgaatcaaaaagaaaaatttaaaaaacactACAGATATGATCGTTTATCacataaatatattaattataattatgaAAGTAGGAAGGACTTATATATTTATGGATCACCCTTACAAGTAAACGAGAGTCGAAAGATTCCCTATAATTACAACACACATAAACTTGAATCGTTTTATGGGCTAGAAGATATCTCTATTAATGATTATCTAGGGGAAGATTATCTTATTGAGACGGAGAAAAATCCAGatagaaaatattttgattgggggattctccatttttttcttataaaaaaggCCAATATTGAGGCCTGGGCCAATATGGATACTGGGACCAACATTCAAAAAAATACTAAGACTGGGACTGattattatcaaaataaaatacaaataatagagaaaatggataaaaaagatcttttttttctcaCGATTCATCAAGAAATCAACCCATCCAagcaaaggttttttttttttgattggatgggaatgaatgaagaaatacTAAATCGTCCCGTATcgaatttgaaattttggttcTTCCCAGAATTACTCCTACTATTTGATGCATATAAGATGAAACCGTGGGTCATACCAATCAAATTActtcttttaaatttgaatagaaataaaaacattagtgaaaataaaaacatcaatagaaaagaaaaaggggatcTTTTtatatcatctaaaaaaaaaaaatctcttgaaTTGGAGAATCGAAATCAAAAAGAACCGCTAGGACAAGGAGATTTTGAATCAGTTCTACCAAAGCAACAAAaagatcttgaagaagattATGCGGGATTAAACATTCAAAAaggtagaaagaaaaagaaaaagaaattcaagagcAATAGCAATACAGAATGGTACTTAGATTCTTTcctgaaaaaatattttatttttcaattcagaTGGAATGATCCTTTGAGTCAAAGAATGATAAATAATATCAAGGTATATTGTCTCCTGCTTAGACTGATAAACCCAAAAGAAATTATTATATCCTCTATTCAAAGAGGAGAACTGAGTCTGAACGTAATGCTGATTCAGAGGGATCTAACTTTTACAGAATTGATAAAAAGGGGGATATTTATTATCGAACCGATTCGTCTGTCTATAAAATGGGATGGAAAATTTTTTATGTATCAAACCATAAGTATTTCATTAGTCCATAAAAGTAAACAACAAACTAATCAAAGATACCGAGAAAAAAGATATATTGATAAGAATGATTTTGATGGATCGATCGCAAGATATGAAAAAATGGTTGGGGGTGGGAGTGAAAATTACTATGATTTGCTTGTTCCTGAAACTATTTTATCGCCTAAACGTCGTAGAGAATTGAgaattttaatttgtttcaattttaagAATGGAAATGCTCTAGATAGAAATCTAATATTTTGGAATGGAAACAACGTAAGGAACTGTGGTAAATTTTGGAATGAGAACAAAGATGTTGATAGAGATAAATTCATTAACATGAAATTGAAGTTCTTTCTTTGGCCCAATTATCGATTAGAAGATTTAGCTTGTATAAATCGCTATTGGTTTAATACCAATAATGGTAGTCGTTTCAGTATGTCAAGGATACATATGTATCAACGATTGAAAATTAGTTGA